From one Hyphomicrobiales bacterium genomic stretch:
- a CDS encoding mannose-1-phosphate guanylyltransferase/mannose-6-phosphate isomerase, whose product MTERSRPTVYPVVLSGGSGTRLWPLSRQMYPKQFLRLAEDQELTFLQASCRRLADPARYRPVTVVGNVDHRFLVSEQLAEASLVARRILLEPVARNTGPAIAAAALEIGANDPDAVLVVMPSDHVIADEVAFAGAVDRAVASARTGRIVLFGIRPERPETGYGYIEAGMALAGEETGLPRTYAAYAPYDVVSFREKPDAETARRFVSEGRFFWNSGIFVFRASDFLAELMLHAPEVVEAARRALEAARQEEKYLHLDPVAFASAPSISVDYCLLEHTLGTVVIPVDVGWSDVGAWSAVWDIGRRDDHGNVVNGTAFLEDAENCYVHSETAIVAAVGVRDLVIVDTPDAILVTDRSRSQDVSRIVKRIASSNRREHEQHLKAHRPWGFFQQISNGGRFQVKLLHVNPGGRLSMQMHHHRSEHWVVVKGTARVTCGDSVRLVRENESVYINATEWHRLENPGKVPLELIEVQIGSYLGEDDIIRGDDVYNRTPEETK is encoded by the coding sequence ATGACAGAGCGTTCACGTCCAACCGTCTACCCGGTGGTGCTCTCGGGGGGCTCCGGCACCAGGCTGTGGCCGCTGTCCCGCCAGATGTACCCCAAGCAGTTCCTGCGCCTCGCCGAGGACCAGGAACTCACCTTCCTGCAGGCGAGTTGCCGTCGTCTCGCCGATCCGGCGCGCTATCGTCCGGTCACCGTCGTCGGCAATGTCGATCACCGCTTCCTCGTCAGCGAGCAATTGGCCGAGGCGTCTCTCGTCGCCCGCCGCATCCTCCTCGAGCCGGTCGCCCGCAACACCGGCCCCGCAATTGCCGCCGCGGCCCTCGAGATCGGCGCGAACGACCCGGATGCCGTGCTGGTTGTGATGCCGTCCGACCACGTGATCGCCGACGAGGTGGCCTTTGCCGGTGCCGTCGATCGTGCGGTGGCGTCAGCCAGGACCGGCCGCATCGTGCTTTTCGGCATCCGTCCCGAGCGGCCGGAGACGGGCTACGGCTACATCGAGGCCGGCATGGCGCTGGCGGGCGAGGAGACCGGTCTGCCGAGGACCTACGCCGCCTACGCGCCCTACGACGTCGTGAGCTTCCGCGAGAAGCCCGACGCCGAGACGGCGCGGCGCTTCGTCTCGGAAGGACGCTTCTTCTGGAACAGCGGGATTTTCGTCTTCCGCGCCTCCGACTTCCTCGCCGAGCTGATGCTGCACGCCCCAGAGGTTGTCGAGGCCGCACGTCGTGCCCTCGAAGCCGCGCGACAGGAAGAGAAATATCTGCACCTCGACCCGGTTGCATTCGCCTCCGCGCCGTCGATATCGGTCGACTATTGCCTCCTCGAGCACACGCTCGGCACGGTCGTGATTCCGGTCGATGTCGGCTGGAGCGATGTCGGCGCCTGGTCGGCGGTCTGGGACATCGGCCGCCGCGACGACCATGGCAATGTCGTCAACGGCACCGCATTCCTCGAGGATGCCGAGAATTGCTACGTCCACAGCGAGACGGCCATCGTCGCGGCGGTCGGCGTGCGTGACCTCGTCATCGTCGACACGCCCGACGCCATTCTCGTCACCGACCGCAGCCGTTCGCAGGATGTGAGCCGCATCGTCAAGCGCATCGCCAGTTCCAACCGGCGCGAGCACGAGCAGCATCTGAAGGCCCACCGCCCGTGGGGTTTTTTCCAGCAGATTTCGAACGGTGGCCGCTTTCAGGTCAAATTGCTCCACGTCAATCCCGGTGGCCGCCTCTCCATGCAGATGCACCACCACCGCTCCGAGCATTGGGTCGTCGTCAAGGGCACGGCGCGTGTGACCTGCGGCGATTCCGTCCGCCTCGTTCGCGAGAACGAGTCCGTCTACATCAACGCCACCGAATGGCACCGCCTCGAGAACCCCGGCAAGGTTCCCCTCGAGTTGATCGAGGTCCAGATCGGGAGCTACCTCGGTGAGGACGATATCATCCGCGGCGACGACGTCTACAACCGGACACCGGAAGAGACGAAATAG
- a CDS encoding DNA polymerase IV → MTYAICRNCLAHPEPDDAACFECGSPRLLRHPEAERLHIAHLDCDAFYASIEKRDDPGLADKPLLVGHPGGRGVVTTACYIARRFGPRSAMPMFKALQLCPDAVVVRPDMAKYKAVSAAIRELMHDCTDVVEPVSLDEAYLDLSPANRKAPAPAVELLVALARRIEGEIGITVSIGLSYNKFLAKLASDLEKPRGFSILGRAEARGFLAALPVGRIHGVGAATERRMARLGLTTIAELQALPEAELVARFGKFGRRLAGFVNGEDDRPVTPSRPAKSISVETTFASDLRAPARLEAELAPLANRVAERLARSGLAGRTIVLKLKTADFRILTRNRQLARPTQRSEVILAAAGELLAREADGRAFRLLGVGLTDLEDAAAADPPDLFSAIGPVDLS, encoded by the coding sequence ATGACCTACGCCATCTGCCGCAATTGCCTCGCCCACCCCGAGCCGGACGACGCCGCCTGCTTCGAATGCGGCAGCCCGCGCCTGTTGCGTCATCCCGAGGCCGAACGGCTGCACATCGCCCACCTCGACTGCGACGCCTTCTATGCGTCCATCGAAAAGCGTGACGACCCTGGCCTCGCGGACAAGCCGCTCCTCGTCGGCCATCCCGGCGGGCGGGGCGTGGTGACCACCGCCTGCTATATCGCCCGCCGCTTCGGCCCGCGCTCGGCCATGCCGATGTTCAAGGCCCTCCAGCTCTGTCCCGATGCCGTCGTCGTGCGCCCCGACATGGCCAAGTACAAGGCCGTGAGCGCGGCGATCCGCGAGCTGATGCACGACTGCACCGACGTCGTCGAGCCGGTCTCCCTCGACGAGGCCTACCTCGACCTCTCGCCAGCGAACCGCAAGGCGCCCGCTCCCGCCGTCGAGCTTCTCGTCGCGCTCGCCCGCCGTATCGAGGGTGAAATCGGCATCACCGTCTCGATCGGTCTCAGCTACAACAAGTTCCTCGCCAAGCTCGCGTCCGATCTCGAGAAGCCTCGTGGGTTTTCCATCCTCGGACGCGCCGAGGCGCGCGGGTTCCTTGCCGCCCTGCCGGTCGGGCGCATCCACGGCGTCGGCGCAGCGACCGAGCGCCGCATGGCTCGCCTCGGACTGACGACCATTGCCGAGCTCCAGGCGCTGCCGGAGGCAGAGCTCGTTGCCCGTTTCGGCAAATTCGGCCGGCGCCTCGCGGGCTTCGTGAACGGCGAGGACGATCGCCCGGTGACGCCCTCGCGCCCCGCCAAGAGCATCTCCGTCGAGACCACGTTCGCCAGCGACCTCCGGGCCCCGGCCCGTCTTGAGGCGGAACTCGCCCCCCTTGCCAATCGCGTTGCCGAGCGCCTCGCGCGCTCTGGGCTGGCTGGTCGTACCATAGTCCTCAAATTGAAGACGGCCGATTTCCGCATTCTGACCCGCAACCGTCAGCTCGCCCGCCCGACGCAGCGCTCCGAGGTGATTCTCGCAGCGGCCGGCGAACTGCTGGCACGCGAGGCGGACGGCCGCGCCTTCCGCCTCCTTGGCGTCGGCCTCACCGACCTCGAGGATGCCGCCGCCGCCGACCCGCCGGATCTCTTCTCCGCGATCGGGCCGGTCGACCTGTCTTGA
- the speB gene encoding agmatinase, whose product MDEEFLVDRAVRGASARGIGAENTFSGVLSMFRRPYRTEPGGADVAFTGIPYDLAVTNRPGTRLGPRAIRAASAHLAWPGGMWPWSFDPFEQLEVVDAGDLAVEFGRPDTIGEQIRAHAAALIAADTTLISLGGDHFVTYGLLKAHTERHGPLSLIQFDAHSDTWREESKRIDHGTMFFHAVEEGLIDAARSVQVGIRSGNPETHGLTVIDADRVHERPLAETIAEIRAVVAGGPAYLSFDIDCLDPAHAPGTGTPVCGGLTTHQARKLLAGLTGLDIVGMDLVEVSPPFDHAEITALAAATLVLDMVALQAIRRRQPVRS is encoded by the coding sequence ATGGACGAGGAGTTCCTGGTCGACCGTGCCGTGCGGGGCGCCAGCGCGCGAGGCATCGGGGCGGAGAACACCTTCTCGGGCGTGCTCAGCATGTTCCGCAGGCCCTATCGCACCGAGCCGGGGGGCGCGGACGTCGCCTTCACCGGCATTCCCTACGATCTCGCCGTCACCAACCGGCCAGGCACGCGGCTCGGGCCACGGGCCATCCGCGCCGCCAGCGCGCACCTCGCCTGGCCCGGGGGCATGTGGCCGTGGTCGTTCGATCCGTTCGAGCAACTCGAGGTGGTCGATGCCGGCGATCTCGCGGTCGAGTTCGGGCGACCCGACACGATCGGCGAGCAAATCCGCGCCCATGCGGCGGCGCTGATCGCGGCGGACACGACGCTCATCTCGCTCGGCGGCGATCATTTCGTCACCTACGGTCTCTTGAAGGCGCACACCGAACGACACGGACCGCTGTCGCTCATCCAGTTCGATGCCCATTCCGACACGTGGCGGGAGGAGAGCAAACGGATCGACCACGGCACCATGTTCTTTCACGCGGTCGAGGAGGGATTGATCGATGCCGCGCGCTCGGTGCAGGTCGGCATCCGCTCGGGCAACCCCGAGACGCATGGCCTCACGGTGATCGATGCCGATCGCGTCCACGAGCGTCCCCTCGCCGAGACCATCGCCGAAATCCGAGCCGTGGTCGCTGGCGGCCCGGCCTACCTCAGCTTCGACATCGATTGCCTCGACCCGGCGCATGCGCCCGGCACCGGAACGCCGGTCTGCGGCGGGCTGACGACGCACCAGGCCCGCAAGCTCTTGGCAGGACTTACCGGCCTCGACATCGTCGGCATGGACCTCGTGGAGGTCTCGCCGCCCTTCGACCACGCCGAGATCACGGCACTCGCGGCGGCGACGCTGGTGCTCGACATGGTGGCGCTTCAGGCGATCCGTCGGCGCCAACCGGTCCGATCGTGA
- a CDS encoding undecaprenyl-phosphate glucose phosphotransferase, whose amino-acid sequence MSISEYGSSRSEGIVVHPRGGHPVGRKGDGATQRRAPVLSERVLMDMAVVVELALVVLAGLLARQIYIVGHLELATPLFDYLPPLVAVVPLMYWVFREYRLFPPTSGEALTRSVAAIAGALILTFALLVVAGYLVGIVDYYSRAWAVLWLVLSIVAVSVSRALLCQVISMLAEEGHMARRVAVIGAGDRLGGVERQLLEGGRPARQNVVARCDLDADGASQADVVGELIAFGQRERMDRIVVATDGLARERITEVVDRLSVLPVEIVLASGNIAPGMPVRAATQNGDLTLLEVQRRPLADHGVWLKALEDYVLGALACLVFAPVMALCALAIRLESPGPIFFKQRRHGYNHALITVWKFRTMRVMEDGPVIRQASKDDDRVTRVGRFLRRTSLDELPQLINVMRGEMSLVGPRPHAIAHNELYSRMLRRYANRHRVKPGITGLAQINGFRGPTDDPELMRMRVLYDLEYIDNWSIWLDLRILIATPFVGFVNRNAF is encoded by the coding sequence ATGTCGATCAGTGAATACGGCTCCTCGAGATCCGAGGGAATTGTCGTCCACCCGCGCGGCGGCCACCCGGTAGGCCGAAAGGGAGACGGGGCGACTCAACGTCGCGCCCCGGTCCTCTCCGAGCGCGTCCTGATGGACATGGCGGTCGTGGTCGAACTGGCGCTGGTCGTTCTGGCTGGACTCCTCGCGCGCCAGATCTACATCGTCGGTCATCTCGAGCTTGCAACACCACTCTTCGACTATCTACCTCCTCTCGTTGCTGTCGTGCCGCTGATGTACTGGGTGTTCCGAGAGTACCGGCTGTTTCCGCCGACCAGCGGTGAGGCGCTCACCCGTTCTGTCGCCGCCATTGCCGGGGCCTTGATCCTGACATTCGCCCTCCTGGTCGTCGCGGGTTACCTGGTTGGTATCGTCGATTATTACTCCCGGGCCTGGGCCGTGCTCTGGCTCGTCCTCTCGATCGTCGCCGTGTCCGTGTCCCGGGCCCTGCTCTGTCAGGTCATCTCAATGCTCGCCGAGGAAGGTCACATGGCCCGCCGCGTCGCCGTGATCGGTGCGGGCGACCGGCTGGGCGGTGTGGAACGCCAACTCCTCGAGGGGGGCCGTCCGGCGCGTCAGAACGTCGTGGCCCGCTGTGATCTCGACGCCGATGGCGCATCGCAAGCGGACGTCGTCGGGGAACTTATTGCCTTCGGTCAGCGCGAACGCATGGATCGGATCGTCGTTGCGACCGACGGCCTTGCGCGCGAGCGGATCACCGAGGTGGTGGATCGGCTCTCGGTTCTGCCGGTCGAGATCGTGCTGGCCTCCGGCAACATCGCGCCGGGCATGCCGGTTCGCGCGGCGACCCAGAACGGTGATTTGACGCTCCTCGAGGTCCAGCGCCGGCCGCTGGCCGATCACGGTGTCTGGCTGAAGGCGCTCGAGGATTATGTTCTCGGTGCGCTCGCGTGCCTCGTCTTCGCACCGGTCATGGCCCTATGCGCACTTGCCATCCGCCTTGAAAGCCCCGGCCCGATCTTCTTCAAGCAGCGGCGGCACGGCTACAACCACGCCCTCATCACGGTCTGGAAGTTCCGCACCATGCGCGTCATGGAGGATGGCCCGGTGATCCGCCAGGCCAGCAAGGACGACGACCGCGTCACCCGCGTCGGGCGCTTCCTGCGGCGCACGAGCCTCGATGAATTGCCCCAGCTCATCAACGTCATGCGCGGCGAGATGTCGCTTGTCGGCCCGCGCCCCCACGCCATCGCCCACAACGAACTCTACAGCCGCATGCTGCGCCGCTATGCGAACCGCCACAGGGTGAAACCGGGCATCACCGGATTGGCCCAGATCAACGGCTTTCGCGGGCCGACCGACGATCCCGAGCTGATGAGGATGCGCGTCCTCTACGATCTCGAATACATCGACAATTGGTCGATCTGGCTCGACCTGCGCATCCTGATCGCGACGCCCTTCGTCGGTTTCGTCAACCGCAACGCCTTCTGA
- a CDS encoding WecB/TagA/CpsF family glycosyltransferase: MSRPARTDTANHERIAILGVPVSAIDMGLAVATILGWAKRREARYVCVCDVYNVTRAQEDPDHLAALVGADMVTPDGKPLSWVGRLRGNRRIRQVCGPELMPAVCAQSIRDGVSHYFYGGAPGVAENLARGLQTRFPGLQVAGTECPPFRALSEAEKDAVVARIESSGAGIVWVGLGCPKQELWIAEHVERIPGAVLIGVGAAFDFHTGRVKRAPRWMRDAGLEWAFRLASEPRRLWRRYLVYAPRFVFLALRESFGGGLARGDGQKRDAAA; the protein is encoded by the coding sequence ATGAGCAGACCAGCCCGGACCGACACGGCCAATCACGAACGCATCGCGATCCTCGGCGTTCCGGTCAGCGCCATCGACATGGGGCTCGCCGTCGCGACGATCCTCGGGTGGGCGAAGCGGCGGGAGGCGCGTTACGTGTGCGTCTGCGACGTCTACAACGTGACGCGCGCGCAAGAGGATCCGGACCACCTCGCCGCGCTCGTTGGGGCCGACATGGTGACACCGGACGGTAAGCCGCTCTCTTGGGTCGGACGTCTCAGGGGCAACCGCCGCATCCGCCAGGTTTGCGGTCCCGAGCTGATGCCGGCGGTCTGCGCGCAATCGATCCGCGACGGGGTGTCGCACTACTTCTACGGCGGCGCGCCGGGTGTCGCGGAGAACCTCGCGCGCGGTCTCCAGACCCGCTTTCCGGGGTTGCAGGTCGCGGGCACGGAATGCCCACCGTTCCGCGCCCTCAGCGAGGCGGAAAAGGACGCTGTCGTCGCCCGCATCGAAAGCTCGGGCGCAGGCATCGTCTGGGTCGGCCTCGGCTGCCCCAAGCAGGAACTCTGGATCGCCGAGCACGTCGAGCGCATCCCGGGCGCCGTGCTCATCGGCGTCGGCGCCGCCTTCGACTTCCATACCGGGCGGGTCAAGCGGGCGCCGCGCTGGATGCGCGATGCCGGCCTCGAGTGGGCGTTCCGCCTGGCGTCGGAACCCCGGCGACTCTGGCGCCGCTACCTCGTCTATGCGCCGCGGTTCGTGTTCCTTGCCCTACGCGAGAGCTTCGGCGGCGGTCTGGCGCGGGGCGATGGACAGAAGCGGGACGCGGCGGCCTGA